The window TATAAGTATGACGTAACATCTAGACACACTTGTAAAACcaaaactggttttatgacgtcaacatATGTCTGGGAGGAACGCGTAAATATAACCGAAAAAAGACTGTAACACAGAACTTAAAATTCGTTAATAATTCCAAAACagttatttttgataaaaagggTTAATCTGACGTCATGACATCACAGTATGTTTTATTGCATGTTAAGCATTATTTAGGTTCTGGATTATATGATTGAAACcaatatatctatatataccTTGCGGTCAAGGtcatttttccattttttcacCGCTTCCAGCGTCGATGGccttgtgacatcataaaggAAAAAGGCCCCAACCGCCCCTCTGTAATAGATGTGGGTGATATTGCAGAATCGTTCCTGGCCTGTGAAATTGACAACTCAAGTAAATTTTCATAGaaagaagttttttttgattttttagcatttttaaaattttaagccaTACCACATgcaagttaataataattgcGCAAACGACTTCACAAATGTCTGGTCATTACGAATTTAATTTGTCCAAATGCCAACATTATTTCTTATACTGTAATGGTAAGATTCGTCGATTCAAAAGACGTCGCTTGTTGAGCCGAGTCTAGTTTGTCTAACttgcacttttgcaaaatacaaaacttttcGTGAATTGAGTGAAAGTGTTTAAGGGACCTATAAGCTGTCGTGTTGTTTATATAACGTCACGCTAGTGAGCGAAAACTGAATAGCTGACCGATACAACAGCATGATACGAGCGCTAAATGACATAATTAACGCAGTAGCAGTATAATCACGGACTTGTAACCTTGTGTGTGTGCTCTCGTAATAATCCCAACTGCGATAAAAAGTCATCTTTTAACCTCCCACTCACCAGCGAGATCCCACAATTGAATCCGGATGATCGTATTCGAGTCCCAATGGAGGTGCTTCAGCGCGAAGTCCACATCCTTCGTCTGAGCGCGGGACGACGAGAAGCGATCGTCGACGTAGCGACGGACAAAACTGCTCTTCCCGACATCGGGGTCACCAAGAACAAGCACCTGGAGAACGAAGACAACGTTCACAATCAAGTTCACTAAAGTTCAAGTTTTTTAAGTGAAATTAAGTTTTTGACCAAACATGCCAAGATGACCTGTTAAACCATCGACATCAATAAACATGGATTAGATGAAATTAAATAACTAGAACCGTGGACAGCAATAAGCAGGGAAATAACCGCACAGAAAAGAACATGGCCGCGAGGCAATAGACGTTGAAACCGAATAATATAATCCATGCGCCTCCAGCCAACGCGAAAACAGCGAAGTTGTCTGACCTCGTTTGATCTGTTGAGGTCAATGGTCCATGCAAATATGAGTCAGCGAAATTATCGCACAGGTCATAAAAAACTTCAGTAAACAAGTGACGTATAGTTCTTTAAACGCAGCAACAACGTTTCAAATTCCCAGCGATTGCTTTTAATGTTCAACGCTTTGTGGTGATAAAATCGACTTAGTATTCCGCGAGTAAAACGCTTTCTGCGATGATAAACATTACACCTGAACATAAAGCATTGCTTGCCCTATCATGGATGATACACATGGATACAACAACACACTCAGTGCTGGGCGTAAGAGCGGATTTCCGCTTATCAACTTATAGTTGCACCAAATctcacacacacacacacaaatGTTACCTTAAACGTGTAGTCGTTTTCCATTTCCAACGTTGAACGACGTTGACTTTAAGTttctatgtttttatttttctcagtTTCTAAATCTTATCGCCTTGTGACTGTAGTTGTTCAGAACTTGTGATTCCTGAGACACGAACGCAAAGTAAAATTCCAACAACTCTTACCTAGTGACTGAGTACGACATTTAAATAGCATGCTATACAATAGGCGCCGTGGATAATGCACAGAACGAACACGATTGACATACTAGCATACGTCATAATTGCAAACCGCTTTTTCCTACTCGTTGTTTGTTCGCGAAGCTACTGTCGTACATTAAGCGGCAAATTGTTCAGGAATGTGTTATACTAAGACGCTAAGTTCGACCTTCTTCACCGCTGCACGTGCAAAAGCATGACACCTCCTAAACTGCATCTCACCATACCTGACAAGCTACAGCTAATATAGTTATGTAGCTTGGTATATCGGCAGTCTCACTCGTTCTATCACTCTGACATTCCTGTGTGCAACAAGCTGCAAAACTAAAATACACGATTTACGTGGTTCGTTTAGTTTTTCACATTCCTCGTCTACCGCGTCGACATTCGATACGCAATCGCTTCATGACGCAAGTGATTTCACCAGAGAACGCTCGTCTGCTGATTCGAGCCAACATTAACCTACTTCTGCTGTATAAGTCTTTTTGGTTTGGTGTAGCCGGGAACATTTGGCCCTTGTTTCATTGATACCAGTACATCAGAACACATTTTATTCTCTTTTTCAATTGAGGTGAACCATAATACCATCAACAAGACATAATCGTGTTACAAGTGTGACATCTGCTCAGACATAAACAGTCTTCAAGTTGCATATTCTGTTCGGTTAGTCAGTGAAATGGCAAAGACTTGATTAAGGTTAAACTAATATGTAgacttttttgcaaacattggCGTCCCAATATCACACATCATTTAGGAATCCTTGGTGTCAAACTAATACATGCTTCAGCTGCAATCACTTTCTAATGTCTGCGATTTGTGCTAACTTGGTATACCGGCACCCTTACTTATTCTATCACTCTGACATTCCTCTGTGCAACAAGCTACGAAAGGAAAATACACAATTTACTTGGTTCGTTTAGATTTTCCCATTCCTCGTCTGCATCAAACTGATTTCGCGAGAGAACACCGATCTGCTGATTGTTTCGTCAAAATAACGCTGCACGTGTGTGTCACGTGCCACATACGTCATATGATTCTTATCACAAAACATTTCCTTCGTTGAATGACTCGCAGAAAGAGAATGTAGCTCTACAGTCCAGGGCTCTAAACGTAATGTTCTAGTGCTGAATGGATGCAGTAGCCTTGAAAAGGTCGCACGTTTATAGACTATGGCTATAAGCTGATGTACGCTTCCTTATATCTCTACCAGGAATAGTCATGCAAATGTTATTCAATTATAATCGGGTGGTTAACAGAAACATGGACGCCAGTAAGCGTGCGTTGCGATTGTTCTAACCTAACGTTTAATAGATTCCTTTGGTAAAAGCGAAGCAACACAGTTAATAGCTGCCTTCCTGTGCTACTAGCTGAAAGTTTTCTTATATATTTACAAACAACAACGCTTCCGCAATGCAACcaccaaacatttttaaacaatgaaacaGCTGCAGAGCGACACTTGTCCAATTTATCGAACATGTTTCGCCTAACAACGCAACAGCACTCGCCTGGTGCCACAGGGAAACTCCCAGACGTTTTGATGGTGGGTTCCAATAAAAAGTCACGTTTTGCAATACAGTGAAAAGACGTCAGCTATTCATGCTTTGAAAGAAATTTGGACAGAAGTATTATTATTCAAGCGCAACTTCCAACTTGGCTTTCATCGCAATCACAAAGAGACTTTTATACAATTCTTTCCTTCAGCATCTATTCAACAAAACGCAACTGGAACTACCAAAGTTATCCACAAAAGAAGATTTTGAAGATATCACGAAGAAATAAAATCCGAAAGaagtaataatattttttaacccAACGTTTTAGTACAAGTTCAGTTTGATGGACCTTGCAAGTCAAGCAAACAGTTTGCGTTTTAACTAATAAAAATGCAGCAGGCCTAAATATGTTACTCACTTGCGATACGGCATgatatgataatctttatcctcggactgagaaaaGTCTCTGCATGACTTAAACCTGGTGATGATTCCGCATCGCTCGAACCCCAACTACagagctagcctttgtgcaagtttcgatTTCCAcacaattttatttgattttttgatttgtttaaatCGCATTGCCCGATTTTAGAACTGCGCACAAGgcccactgaacaggagcaagcggCGTAATACAAGAATTTAACCGAAATTCCTATTTATCcttaacagaaaaaaagtttacaatttgtcaaatttaataTATGCATTTTCTCCCCAGAAAGATCAACTCAATAAATGGCAGTTGCACATATTAACTTACTTGTAGAGAAAAATGAGTGGCTCGAAGCTTAGTCCTAcatattttgcataaaaagCTAAATACATGCACGTTTGACGTCATTATCAAGATAGAAACGAAACGTTGTCtttcaaagtaaaaaatatgttttcgctttgtaacaaaaaaacttgaaaaacgCACGCATTGTTAGTCAAGCCGTAACCGGGTCTCAAAATGGAcgaatgtaaattttttaggcAATTTGAATGCTTTGGAAATATCGGACAAAACACATTGATATCCCAAATAGTGGAAAAAGTTCACTGTGGTTATAGCCTGCCCTACAGTATTAGAACGAATAGCTTACACGCGAAGTTTTATGTAAGCTAATTTTATGTTTCTAAACGTTATAGAGGGCGTGCTCGCAAAgttaaaaacgtaaaatatGTTGTAGACTATGAAAATGTTACAGTAGACTCAGCCTGGGGGTATACTCAGCCCAATTAGCGATCTCAATGTTTCGCGTGACGTCAAAGCGATTGCTTCAACAGTGGCGATACGCGCTGTTTTGTTCCAGTGCTTAGTCATTCGGTAAGTCGGCAACAGGGTAAACAGAACGAGATTAGATTATTACTCGTCCTTTTTCTTTGCTTATGTTTTTTCGAGATCGGAAAGTGTTAGAAGTTTCAAAACTAATAATGATAGTTAAGCTCTGTGCTTTAAACGGGGTCACGGTTGAGCGATTCGCTCAGTCGCAGTTAACTACGAGAAATTTATCTAATGACAATTAAAAAAGCAGTTGTAGCAGGTCAATTATGGTCGATTTATGATTTATGAGGATTTTCATTGCG of the Clavelina lepadiformis chromosome 7, kaClaLepa1.1, whole genome shotgun sequence genome contains:
- the LOC143464615 gene encoding ras-related protein Rab-38-like, with amino-acid sequence MENDYTFKVLVLGDPDVGKSSFVRRYVDDRFSSSRAQTKDVDFALKHLHWDSNTIIRIQLWDLAGQERFCNITHIYYRGAVGAFFLYDVTRPSTLEAVKKWKNDLDRKSDGTFIPTVLLGNKCDQVCGKRKMDGGKMDDLCREKGFDAWFDVSAKNNVNIDKATRHLIGLIMANDALYSPNNFHDSIQLSMEVSSMNRPEETKKGCCW